TGGTGAAGGCCCTCGGGGACCCGGCCGCCGTGGGCCGGCACTTCGCCGCCGTCTCGACCAATGCGGACAAGGTGGCCGCGTTCGGCATCGATCCCGCGAACATGTTCGGCTTCTGGGACTGGGTCGGCGGCCGGTACTCGTTGCCCTCGGCGATCGGGCTTTCCCTGATGGTCGCCGTCGGGCCGGAGCGCTTCTTCGAGCTGCTCGAGGGCTACCACGCCATGGACCGCCATTTCGCGGAGGCGCCCCTGGATCGCAACATGCCCGTGCTGCTGGCGCTGCTGGGGGTCTGGTACAACAATTTCTTCGGGGCGGAAACCGTCGCCATCCTGCCGTACGACCAGTACCTCGCGCGCCTGCCGGCCTACCTGCAGCAGGCGGACATGGAGAGCAACGGCAAGTCGGTTTCCCGGCGCGGCAAGCGCGTGGCCTACCAGACCGGGCCGATCGTGTGGGGCGAGCCCGGCACGAACGGGCAGCACGCCTTCTACCAGCTGATCCACCAGGGCACCAAGCTGATCCCGTGCGACTTCATCGGGTTCTGCCGGTCGCAAAACCCGATCGGCGACCACCACGCCAAGCTCATGGCCAACTTCTTCGCCCAGACCGAGGCGCTCGCGTTCGGAAAGACCGCCGACGAGGCCGCCGCGGAGGGCGTGGCGCCGGACCTGGTTCCGCATAAGGTCTTCGGGGGCAACCGGCCCACCAACACGATCCTGGCCGACGAGCTCACGCCGCGCGTGCTCGGCCAGCTCCTCGCTCTGTACGAGCACAAGATCTACACGCAGGGCGTGATCTGGGACATCTACTCGTTCGACCAATGGGGCGTCGAGCTGGGCAAGGTCCTGGCGAATCGCATTCTTCCCGAACTGC
The DNA window shown above is from Kiritimatiellia bacterium and carries:
- the pgi gene encoding glucose-6-phosphate isomerase — its product is MPQRRKQLTTYPEWKALQAHHKILAGRPLRDLFAEDPGRASRFSLEAGDLFLDYSKNLVTGETLEHLVALAEAVNLRGAIADMFAGRKINETEGRAVLHVALRNRSNTPIRVDGRDVMPEVNAVLDRMASFARRVRSGEWTGFTGRRLRNVVNIGIGGSDLGPVMAYEALKPFSDRALTVRFVSNVDGTHIAEALRDLDAAETLFIVSSKTFTTQETMTNAQTARDWLVKALGDPAAVGRHFAAVSTNADKVAAFGIDPANMFGFWDWVGGRYSLPSAIGLSLMVAVGPERFFELLEGYHAMDRHFAEAPLDRNMPVLLALLGVWYNNFFGAETVAILPYDQYLARLPAYLQQADMESNGKSVSRRGKRVAYQTGPIVWGEPGTNGQHAFYQLIHQGTKLIPCDFIGFCRSQNPIGDHHAKLMANFFAQTEALAFGKTADEAAAEGVAPDLVPHKVFGGNRPTNTILADELTPRVLGQLLALYEHKIYTQGVIWDIYSFDQWGVELGKVLANRILPELQAATEPELRHDSSTNGLIQRFRARRAAGL